Proteins encoded together in one Kitasatospora albolonga window:
- a CDS encoding cation/H(+) antiporter, protein MSTYGPALGAGEGGGVTGIVLVGVALVLVAAFVFSAAAKRVRQPAVMGEIVAGIALGPSLLGLLPGDLPGLLFPPEARPYLEVLAQLGLVLFMFGVGYQLSLSHVRGVGRRIALVSFGSVALPFALGAALAVLLYPWLDRSELRTQGVLGPALFLGVAMSITAFPVLARIIIERGLQKHRVGAVALVSAAIQDVIAWTVLAAVVTVVSVSGLWSFGRTVGGAVAFGLVLVLLVRPALAWLLDPRRRWAGNGPAVHVVLCSGLLASAWVTHEIGLHAVFGAFMFGAVAPRHLIDATAPEVPERIDQTSLLLLPVFFMVTGLSVDLAGLGPQGFVMVLACVAVACVGKFVGAMGAARLTGSTARESTVLGILLNARGLTELVVLNVGLSLGALDSRLFTAMVVMALVTTLMTGPLLSRFPIDAEPVPAPVRRPVEQAGKDAAR, encoded by the coding sequence ATGTCGACGTATGGTCCGGCCCTCGGCGCGGGCGAGGGCGGTGGTGTCACCGGGATCGTCCTGGTGGGCGTGGCCCTGGTGCTGGTCGCCGCCTTCGTGTTCTCCGCCGCCGCCAAGCGGGTCCGGCAACCCGCGGTGATGGGTGAGATCGTCGCCGGGATAGCCCTGGGGCCGAGCCTGCTGGGTCTGCTGCCCGGCGATCTGCCCGGGCTGCTGTTCCCCCCGGAGGCCCGCCCCTATCTGGAAGTGCTCGCCCAACTGGGGCTGGTGCTCTTCATGTTCGGAGTCGGCTACCAGCTTAGCCTTTCGCATGTGCGCGGCGTCGGGAGGCGCATCGCGCTGGTGTCGTTCGGTTCGGTGGCGCTGCCGTTCGCGCTGGGCGCCGCGCTCGCCGTACTGCTGTACCCGTGGCTCGACCGGTCCGAGCTGAGAACACAAGGGGTGCTCGGCCCGGCGCTGTTCCTCGGTGTGGCGATGTCCATCACGGCCTTTCCCGTGCTCGCCCGGATCATCATCGAACGGGGTCTCCAGAAGCACCGGGTGGGTGCGGTCGCCCTGGTCAGCGCCGCGATCCAGGATGTGATCGCGTGGACCGTGCTGGCAGCCGTCGTCACCGTGGTGAGCGTGAGCGGCCTGTGGTCGTTCGGGCGGACCGTCGGCGGCGCGGTGGCCTTCGGCCTCGTCCTGGTCCTCCTGGTGCGGCCGGCCCTGGCCTGGCTGCTGGACCCGCGACGGCGCTGGGCGGGCAACGGCCCGGCCGTCCATGTCGTGCTCTGCTCCGGGCTGCTGGCCAGTGCGTGGGTCACCCACGAGATCGGGCTGCACGCGGTGTTCGGCGCGTTCATGTTCGGCGCCGTCGCGCCCCGCCACCTCATCGACGCGACCGCCCCCGAGGTGCCGGAGCGCATCGACCAGACCAGTCTGCTCCTGCTTCCGGTGTTCTTCATGGTGACCGGGCTCTCGGTGGACCTCGCCGGGCTCGGCCCCCAGGGGTTCGTGATGGTGCTGGCGTGCGTCGCGGTGGCGTGCGTCGGCAAGTTCGTCGGCGCGATGGGCGCGGCGCGGCTGACCGGGTCCACCGCGCGGGAGTCCACGGTCCTCGGCATCCTGCTGAACGCCCGCGGGCTGACCGAGCTGGTCGTCCTCAACGTGGGCCTGAGCCTGGGCGCCCTGGATTCCCGGCTGTTCACCGCGATGGTCGTGATGGCCCTGGTCACCACGCTGATGACCGGGCCTCTGCTGTCCCGGTTCCCGATCGATGCCGAGCCGGTCCCGGCGCCCGTACGGCGGCCGGTGGAGCAGGCCGGAAAGGACGCGGCCCGATGA
- a CDS encoding phosphopantetheine attachment site: MHELEKLIVDWVSEFIEEPDVSPADNFLDLGGHSLLAMNLNTRVQQHFGHELDVKVLFEESLGSAIAELHARIAGEPTA, from the coding sequence GTGCACGAGCTGGAGAAGCTGATTGTCGACTGGGTGAGTGAATTCATCGAGGAGCCCGATGTTTCCCCGGCGGACAACTTCCTTGACCTCGGCGGTCACTCGCTCCTCGCCATGAACCTCAACACCCGCGTCCAGCAGCACTTCGGTCATGAACTGGATGTGAAAGTCCTGTTCGAGGAGTCGCTCGGGAGCGCGATCGCGGAACTGCATGCGCGGATCGCCGGAGAGCCGACCGCGTAA
- a CDS encoding MBL fold metallo-hydrolase: MSGTAAETVSPATDTDTATAVRAPVTADAAGEAPPPALRKVADGVYAYVQPDGGWCLNNAGLVVGSERSVLVDTAATEARTRRLRAETGRIVPAGPDYVVNTHFHGDHTFGNGQFAPRAAIVAHEGTRADSAEAGLGLRGLWPDVEWGSTPLVLPDVTFDGSLTLRLGGLRVELLHVGPAHTAHDVVAWIPERSVLFTGDVVWSRVTPFVLFGSVSGSLRALDRMRALGARTVVPGHGPVGGPELFDFTEEYLRFLRGVAEDGVRDGLTPLETARRTDLGAFAGLVDAERLAGNLHRAYAEAEGLPPGARIDVARSFQEMVAFHGGLPACHA, encoded by the coding sequence ATGAGCGGGACGGCGGCGGAGACGGTGAGCCCGGCCACCGACACGGACACGGCCACGGCGGTACGGGCTCCGGTGACGGCGGACGCAGCGGGCGAGGCGCCACCACCCGCGCTCCGGAAGGTCGCTGACGGGGTGTACGCCTATGTGCAGCCGGACGGCGGCTGGTGCCTCAACAACGCGGGGCTCGTCGTCGGCTCGGAGCGCTCCGTCCTGGTCGACACCGCGGCGACGGAGGCGCGCACCCGCCGGCTGCGGGCGGAGACCGGGCGGATCGTTCCGGCAGGCCCCGACTATGTGGTGAACACCCACTTCCACGGTGACCACACCTTCGGCAACGGGCAGTTCGCGCCCCGCGCCGCGATCGTCGCCCACGAGGGGACCCGGGCCGATTCGGCGGAGGCGGGCCTCGGTCTGCGCGGTCTGTGGCCGGACGTGGAGTGGGGCAGCACTCCCCTGGTGCTGCCCGATGTGACCTTCGACGGGTCGCTGACCCTGCGGCTGGGCGGGCTGCGGGTCGAGCTGCTGCACGTCGGCCCCGCGCACACCGCGCACGACGTGGTGGCCTGGATACCCGAACGGTCCGTGCTCTTCACCGGGGACGTGGTGTGGTCCCGGGTCACGCCGTTCGTCCTGTTCGGCTCGGTCAGCGGCTCGCTGCGGGCCCTGGACCGGATGCGCGCGCTGGGGGCCCGTACGGTCGTCCCGGGCCACGGGCCGGTCGGCGGGCCCGAGTTGTTCGACTTCACCGAGGAGTACCTGCGCTTCCTGCGCGGGGTCGCCGAGGACGGCGTACGCGACGGGCTGACCCCGCTGGAGACCGCCCGCCGGACGGACCTCGGCGCCTTCGCCGGGCTCGTGGACGCCGAGCGCCTGGCCGGGAACCTGCACCGGGCGTACGCGGAGGCCGAGGGCCTTCCCCCGGGGGCGCGCATCGATGTCGCCCGGTCGTTCCAGGAGATGGTCGCCTTCCACGGCGGGCTGCCCGCCTGCCACGCCTGA
- a CDS encoding ketoacyl reductase codes for MSNTEPTTGQHRRVAFVTGATSGIGLAVTELLARQGFAVFGVARGAESVRTLVKRLREDGLEVAGAECDVTSVEQIRAAVAAAVAEYGRIDVLVNNAGRGGGGVTAEIDDALWDDVIETNLNATFRVTREVLSTGLMREGDWGRIINIASTGGKQGVELAAPYSASKSGVIGFTKAVGKELAQSGITVNAVCPGYVETPMAQRVRQGYAAHYGVSEQDIQEKFNSKIPLGRYSTADEVAGLVGYLVSDPAASITAQALNVCGGLGAY; via the coding sequence ATGAGCAACACGGAACCGACGACCGGGCAGCACCGGCGGGTCGCCTTCGTCACCGGGGCGACCAGCGGGATCGGCCTCGCGGTCACCGAACTCCTGGCCCGTCAGGGCTTCGCCGTCTTCGGGGTGGCACGCGGCGCGGAGAGCGTCCGCACCCTGGTCAAGCGGTTGCGGGAGGACGGCCTCGAGGTGGCGGGCGCCGAGTGCGACGTGACCTCGGTCGAGCAGATCAGGGCCGCGGTGGCGGCGGCGGTCGCGGAGTACGGGCGGATCGACGTCCTGGTGAACAACGCGGGCCGGGGCGGCGGCGGGGTGACCGCCGAGATCGACGACGCCCTGTGGGACGACGTCATCGAGACGAACCTCAACGCGACCTTCCGGGTCACCCGCGAGGTGCTCAGCACCGGGCTGATGCGGGAGGGCGACTGGGGCCGGATCATCAACATCGCCTCCACCGGCGGCAAGCAGGGCGTGGAGCTGGCCGCCCCGTACTCGGCCTCCAAGAGCGGGGTCATCGGCTTCACCAAGGCCGTCGGCAAGGAGCTGGCCCAGAGCGGGATCACGGTCAACGCCGTCTGCCCGGGGTATGTGGAGACGCCGATGGCCCAGCGCGTACGCCAGGGGTACGCGGCCCACTACGGCGTGAGCGAACAGGACATCCAGGAGAAGTTCAACTCCAAGATCCCGCTGGGCCGTTACTCCACGGCCGACGAGGTCGCGGGCCTGGTCGGCTATCTGGTCTCCGACCCGGCCGCCTCGATCACCGCCCAGGCCCTCAACGTCTGCGGCGGCCTCGGCGCCTACTGA
- a CDS encoding DUF4440 domain-containing protein → MSQSVQTAQAAQETYSQVGGDLYAEVQTFYAWQMRRVDSLDIEGFADTFTEDGEVVHSGGQRQSGREEMVAGMRASLPRYRDIAVRHWFGHPLIEVDAVDPDTLRVSYYTLVTLTDREGKVSFQPTFTVEDVLVRRGGRLLTRSRVIHRDTPVEPAS, encoded by the coding sequence GTGTCCCAGTCGGTCCAGACGGCCCAGGCGGCCCAGGAAACGTACAGCCAGGTCGGTGGAGACCTCTATGCCGAGGTCCAGACGTTCTACGCGTGGCAGATGCGCCGGGTGGACAGCCTGGACATCGAGGGGTTCGCGGACACCTTCACCGAGGACGGTGAGGTGGTGCACTCCGGCGGACAGCGCCAGAGCGGCCGGGAGGAGATGGTCGCCGGTATGCGGGCGAGCCTGCCGCGCTACCGGGACATCGCGGTCCGCCACTGGTTCGGGCACCCGCTGATCGAGGTCGACGCGGTGGACCCCGACACCCTCCGCGTCTCCTACTACACGCTGGTCACCCTGACCGACCGGGAGGGGAAGGTCTCCTTCCAGCCCACGTTCACGGTCGAGGACGTCCTCGTCCGCCGGGGCGGCCGGCTGCTGACCAGGTCGCGGGTCATCCACCGGGACACCCCGGTGGAGCCCGCGTCCTGA
- a CDS encoding chemotaxis protein CheX, which translates to MNDRISDFRLTPEELATFEEQGFIGPIKVYEPEEMERRWNQIRRAIPDRSRAIYPEDALGAVTNLSNYDRHLDIDLLSEHIMQRAIVERVASILGPDLLCWRTEFFPKYQGDEGTDWHQAATFAHSSGRPQIRWPAENDAPAFGGTITAWTAFTHSTKENGCLQLMPGTHRVMNYDESLGMSYNPDTINKREKDSVRRGFFGYDYRELQKDPDWRPDESKAFSLVMQPGECVIFWSTLMHGSLPHTGGPKDYRMGFATRYVPTQVEVYPDLGDVSEYGGTIPLDDYASVLVSGKDEYGINKLTDRNRRGHQFTPWDFRESFSS; encoded by the coding sequence GTGAATGACCGCATTTCCGATTTCCGACTGACCCCCGAAGAGCTCGCCACGTTCGAGGAGCAGGGATTCATCGGGCCGATCAAGGTATATGAACCGGAGGAGATGGAGAGGCGCTGGAACCAGATACGCCGGGCCATTCCGGACCGGTCGCGGGCGATCTACCCGGAGGACGCGCTGGGCGCGGTGACCAACCTCTCCAACTACGACCGGCACCTCGACATCGATCTGCTCAGCGAGCACATCATGCAGCGGGCCATCGTCGAGCGGGTCGCCTCCATCCTCGGCCCGGACCTGCTCTGCTGGCGCACCGAGTTCTTCCCGAAGTACCAGGGGGACGAGGGGACGGACTGGCACCAGGCGGCGACGTTCGCCCACTCCAGCGGCCGCCCCCAGATCAGGTGGCCCGCGGAGAACGACGCGCCCGCCTTCGGCGGCACGATCACCGCGTGGACCGCGTTCACCCACTCCACCAAGGAGAACGGCTGCCTCCAGCTCATGCCGGGCACGCACCGGGTGATGAACTACGACGAGTCCCTCGGCATGTCCTACAACCCGGACACGATCAACAAGCGGGAGAAGGACAGCGTCCGGCGCGGTTTCTTCGGCTACGACTACCGGGAGCTCCAGAAGGACCCCGACTGGCGCCCCGACGAGTCGAAGGCGTTCTCCCTCGTCATGCAGCCCGGCGAGTGCGTGATCTTCTGGTCGACCCTGATGCACGGTTCGCTGCCGCACACCGGCGGCCCGAAGGACTACCGCATGGGGTTCGCCACCCGGTACGTGCCGACCCAGGTCGAGGTCTACCCGGACCTCGGTGACGTGTCCGAGTACGGCGGCACGATCCCGCTGGACGACTACGCGTCGGTGCTCGTCTCCGGCAAGGACGAGTACGGGATCAACAAGCTGACCGACCGGAACCGCCGGGGCCACCAGTTCACCCCGTGGGACTTCCGGGAGTCCTTCAGCAGCTGA